One window of the Rhodohalobacter sp. SW132 genome contains the following:
- a CDS encoding gluconate 2-dehydrogenase subunit 3 family protein, giving the protein MSNESGMNRKEAIKRTGLLLGGVIFAPNILGVLKGCSPTPGGWDPELFSAEQARVVTALSDVILPADDTPSASEVGVPQFIETMVKDHYSEEQRNQFLDGLDRFADEYRTEIQGEYFDGTDDEKYDFTYHQNRIAIEESPGESPFILTFKELTMLGYFTSEVGATQVLRYEANPGMYDGCMPLEEVGRTWAT; this is encoded by the coding sequence ATGAGTAACGAAAGCGGAATGAACAGAAAAGAAGCAATTAAACGAACCGGGTTACTCCTTGGAGGTGTGATTTTTGCGCCGAATATTCTGGGAGTTCTAAAAGGGTGCTCGCCAACGCCGGGAGGCTGGGACCCGGAGCTTTTTTCTGCTGAACAAGCACGGGTTGTCACCGCACTTTCTGATGTGATCCTGCCGGCTGATGACACACCGTCAGCGAGTGAGGTAGGTGTACCACAGTTTATCGAAACGATGGTGAAAGATCATTACAGCGAAGAACAGCGCAACCAGTTTTTAGATGGACTGGATAGGTTCGCCGATGAATACAGAACAGAAATCCAGGGCGAATATTTTGATGGCACGGATGATGAGAAGTACGATTTTACCTATCACCAAAACCGCATTGCCATTGAGGAAAGCCCCGGTGAGAGTCCGTTTATTCTTACTTTCAAAGAACTGACAATGCTCGGCTATTTTACTTCTGAAGTGGGAGCAACGCAAGTTCTTCGGTATGAGGCAAATCCCGGTATGTATGACGGGTGCATGCCTTTAGAAGAGGTGGGCCGTACCTGGGCGACGTAA
- a CDS encoding SAM-dependent methyltransferase: MSNKNTLYLIPTPISKRKENLALPEHTLSVIRSLNCFVVEKMQTTESFLQWIKHPTPTYKQTFRVLNKKTPDHEVISFMNLLSEEDVGLMSEAGAPAVADPGAKLVNLAHQQGHPVVPLIGPSSILLALMGSGMNGQSFTFHGYLPIQEKSRIQEIQELEKESAVRKRTQIFMETPHRNSSLYDQLLKHCRLSTRLCIACNLTAEDEFLKTKPVYEWKAEPAPDLQKKPALFLIYADN; the protein is encoded by the coding sequence ATGTCAAATAAAAACACCCTCTATCTCATTCCTACTCCAATATCAAAACGCAAAGAAAACCTGGCTCTGCCTGAACATACACTTTCGGTGATCCGGTCACTGAACTGTTTTGTTGTTGAAAAAATGCAGACCACCGAGAGTTTTTTACAATGGATTAAACATCCAACCCCAACGTATAAACAGACCTTCCGGGTACTCAACAAAAAAACACCCGATCATGAAGTGATAAGCTTTATGAATTTGCTCAGCGAAGAGGATGTCGGGCTGATGTCGGAGGCGGGTGCACCTGCAGTAGCTGATCCGGGAGCCAAACTTGTAAACCTCGCCCATCAGCAGGGGCACCCGGTTGTTCCGCTGATCGGACCGTCATCCATTTTGCTTGCGTTGATGGGATCAGGAATGAATGGTCAGTCGTTTACCTTTCACGGGTATCTTCCCATCCAGGAGAAATCGAGAATACAGGAAATTCAGGAACTTGAAAAAGAATCGGCAGTCCGGAAACGAACCCAGATTTTCATGGAAACTCCGCATCGAAACAGTTCTCTTTATGATCAGCTTCTCAAACATTGCAGACTCTCCACCCGGCTCTGCATTGCCTGCAATTTAACTGCAGAGGATGAGTTTTTAAAAACCAAACCGGTCTACGAATGGAAAGCGGAACCGGCCCCTGATCTACAGAAAAAACCTGCACTCTTCTTGATTTATGCCGATAATTGA
- a CDS encoding GMC oxidoreductase, with product MNLNIKAREENTYDAIVVGTGISGGWSAKELTENGLETLVLERGRDVKHIDDYPTATLDPWELPPNDQVPYEERKHYEKQLRTGYTIRESTKHWWIRDTDQPYEERKRFDWIRGYHVGGRSIMWGRHSYRLSPMDFEANAREGIAVDWPIRYEDLEPWYSHVEKFAGICGEALGLPQLPDSEFLPPMELNCVEEALRESMAETFDRVLTTGRVANLTRSHQGRGSCMYRNLCSRGCPYGAYFSSNASTLPAAERTGNMTLRPHSIVNSVMYDEETGKATGVRVVDAESGEMYEYYARIIFLNASTVNSTSILMNSTSDRFPDGMGNDSGELGHNMMDHHFRVGANGEMDGFEDRYYYGRRPNGFYIPRFRNINGNDRDYLRGFGYQGSASREGWHRGVRELAIGSELKNLVSTPGKWTLGMTAFGEMLPDHSNRMWLNHDETDKWGQPTVVFDVEFKENEYKMREDMKNDAAEMLEAAGMKNVSTYDDAGGPGLGIHEMGTARMGRDPQTSVLGEWNQIHTVPNVFITDGSCMTSAACQNPSLTYMALSARAANYAAEQIKKGDL from the coding sequence ATGAATCTAAATATTAAAGCCCGCGAAGAAAACACATACGACGCAATTGTTGTAGGAACCGGTATCAGCGGAGGATGGTCTGCTAAGGAGCTAACAGAAAACGGCCTTGAGACACTGGTACTGGAACGTGGAAGAGATGTGAAACATATCGATGATTACCCTACTGCAACACTTGATCCCTGGGAACTTCCCCCCAATGATCAGGTTCCTTATGAGGAACGGAAGCACTATGAAAAACAGCTGCGCACGGGTTACACAATTCGTGAATCCACAAAACATTGGTGGATTCGGGATACCGATCAGCCCTACGAGGAGAGAAAACGGTTCGACTGGATTCGGGGCTACCATGTGGGCGGACGTTCGATTATGTGGGGCAGACATAGTTATCGACTTTCACCGATGGATTTCGAAGCCAATGCCCGGGAAGGAATTGCTGTAGATTGGCCCATCCGGTATGAAGACCTTGAACCCTGGTATTCTCATGTCGAAAAATTCGCCGGAATTTGTGGTGAGGCGCTTGGACTTCCTCAGCTGCCAGATAGTGAATTTCTTCCGCCCATGGAACTCAACTGCGTTGAAGAGGCATTGCGAGAATCTATGGCAGAAACGTTTGATCGTGTTCTTACCACCGGCCGTGTAGCAAATCTTACCCGGTCTCATCAAGGAAGAGGCAGCTGCATGTATCGAAACCTTTGTAGCAGGGGATGTCCTTACGGTGCTTATTTCAGCAGTAACGCTTCAACTCTTCCTGCCGCTGAGCGAACCGGGAATATGACACTCCGGCCGCATTCAATTGTAAATTCCGTAATGTATGATGAAGAAACAGGCAAGGCGACCGGTGTACGGGTTGTAGATGCGGAATCGGGTGAAATGTATGAATATTATGCCCGAATTATTTTTCTGAATGCGTCTACCGTCAATTCCACATCTATATTAATGAACTCCACTTCCGATCGTTTTCCGGATGGAATGGGCAACGACTCCGGCGAACTGGGTCACAATATGATGGATCACCACTTTCGTGTGGGTGCAAATGGCGAGATGGATGGATTTGAAGACCGCTACTACTACGGAAGGCGACCCAACGGCTTCTATATTCCCCGTTTCAGAAATATCAACGGGAACGACAGAGATTACCTGCGTGGATTTGGCTACCAGGGAAGTGCAAGTCGCGAAGGGTGGCATCGGGGTGTTCGCGAACTGGCGATAGGTTCAGAGCTCAAAAATCTTGTATCTACGCCCGGGAAATGGACGCTTGGGATGACCGCTTTCGGTGAAATGCTTCCCGATCACAGCAACCGAATGTGGCTGAACCATGATGAAACTGACAAATGGGGTCAGCCTACCGTTGTCTTTGACGTTGAATTCAAAGAGAATGAATATAAAATGCGTGAGGATATGAAAAATGACGCAGCCGAAATGCTTGAAGCGGCCGGTATGAAAAATGTAAGCACGTATGATGATGCCGGCGGTCCTGGTCTTGGTATTCACGAAATGGGAACAGCCCGAATGGGACGCGATCCTCAAACATCTGTTCTTGGTGAATGGAACCAAATTCATACCGTTCCGAATGTATTTATAACGGACGGGTCCTGCATGACCTCAGCTGCGTGCCAGAATCCATCTTTAACCTATATGGCTCTTTCAGCCAGGGCTGCTAATTACGCTGCAGAACAAATCAAAAAAGGAGATCTCTAA
- a CDS encoding TonB-dependent receptor, translating to MKLKYLLSIVLLFGFCAMASQAFAQTDHRVSGTVTEAGTDAPLPGVNIVVQGQPERGTSTNINGEYSIQVAPDEVLVFSFLGFVRQEIPIDGRETIDVAMQEDIAELEGLVVIGYGVQQRGDNTGSVSTISSRDFNQGAITSPEDLFQGRSAGVNVTSNSGAPGAGATIRIRGGSSLSASNDPLYVVDGVPLDDGGIAGMRSPLNSINPNDIESITVLKDASATAIYGSRASNGVIIITTKRGESGQPLQVDYSGRFSYQTNTDRIGVLDADEYREFVEQSVAEGRISANALDILGDANTNWQDEIFRNAFSQDHNISVAGSYGDFPYRVSLGFSGNQGVLRTSSNDRLTGSVALTPTFFEDQLSVDLNFRGMRVDNRFADQGSIGSAISYDPTQPVRFFDEDGDVMEDRFGGYYTWLDADGNPISIAPSNPLSLINQRQDESTVYRSIGNLKLDYTPDFFPNLTATISAGYDYSDVGNGEVVVSDQAAFAFDGSGFSGERTDYDQRKENELLDIYFNYDTFLPALDSELDLTAGYSWEHHYERGSTFSTNFDRSADEVQVNTDTDYATEYYIVSFFGRANYSLFDRYLFTGTLRYDGTSRFSEDNRWGLFPSFAFAWKLHEENFLSDFDRLSELKLRLGYGVTGQQRIGQGNYPYLPQYTFSENTARYPFGNEFITTLRPEGYNAGLKWEETTTYNVGLDYSFNDEQIFGSVEYFYRQTDDLLNVIPVPAGTNFTNRILSNVGTLDVQGLEFDITTRLISTEDTFWQVTFNTTYTIDEITRLTTVDDPNYLGVEVGGIAGGTGNTVQVHSVGHPRSAFFVYEQVYDNDGNPIEGLYVDRNGDGVIDENDKYRFKSPNADWTFGLSSRYEYQNWDASFSARASFGNYVYNNVASDNAIVSQTFNNTGFLTNPTSYVRDTNFTNAQYRTDHFVEDGSFLRLDNVSVGYRFENLLNTATSMRVSATVQNVFTLTEYSGQDPEVFGGIDYNLYPRPRTFVLGLNLNF from the coding sequence ATGAAGTTAAAATATCTACTAAGTATAGTACTGCTCTTTGGATTCTGCGCAATGGCCTCCCAGGCTTTTGCACAGACAGACCACCGAGTCAGTGGAACGGTTACCGAAGCAGGTACAGATGCTCCGTTACCCGGCGTAAATATTGTGGTTCAGGGTCAGCCTGAACGCGGCACATCTACAAATATCAACGGTGAATACTCCATTCAAGTGGCACCAGATGAAGTTCTCGTCTTCAGTTTCCTTGGATTTGTGCGCCAGGAAATCCCAATTGATGGCCGTGAAACGATCGATGTGGCGATGCAGGAAGATATTGCCGAACTCGAAGGCCTCGTGGTTATTGGTTATGGCGTGCAGCAGCGCGGAGATAATACAGGTTCCGTGAGCACCATCAGTTCCCGCGATTTTAACCAGGGAGCGATTACTTCCCCTGAAGATCTCTTCCAGGGCCGTTCAGCCGGTGTAAACGTAACATCTAACAGTGGAGCTCCCGGCGCAGGTGCAACTATCCGTATTCGCGGCGGTTCATCACTCTCGGCCAGTAATGATCCTCTTTACGTAGTAGATGGAGTCCCTCTGGATGACGGCGGAATCGCTGGAATGAGAAGCCCGCTCAACTCCATCAACCCGAACGATATTGAATCGATCACCGTCCTGAAAGATGCATCAGCTACCGCTATTTACGGTTCCCGTGCATCCAACGGTGTGATTATCATTACCACAAAACGTGGAGAAAGCGGTCAGCCGCTGCAGGTAGACTATTCCGGACGGTTCTCTTATCAAACCAATACCGACAGAATTGGAGTACTTGATGCCGATGAGTACAGAGAATTTGTTGAACAAAGTGTCGCTGAAGGACGCATCAGTGCTAACGCGCTCGATATACTTGGCGATGCAAATACAAACTGGCAGGATGAAATTTTCCGGAACGCATTTTCACAGGATCACAACATCAGTGTTGCAGGCTCCTATGGTGATTTCCCTTACCGGGTTTCTTTAGGTTTCTCTGGAAATCAGGGCGTACTTCGAACCTCATCAAACGACCGCCTGACTGGTTCGGTTGCGCTGACTCCTACCTTCTTTGAAGATCAGCTGAGTGTAGATCTGAACTTCCGTGGAATGCGGGTAGATAACCGTTTTGCAGATCAGGGATCTATCGGGTCAGCTATTTCATACGATCCAACACAGCCCGTACGATTCTTTGATGAAGACGGAGATGTTATGGAAGACCGATTTGGAGGCTATTACACGTGGCTGGATGCAGATGGTAATCCTATTTCCATTGCACCGTCTAACCCATTGTCTCTGATCAATCAAAGACAGGATGAGTCTACGGTATACCGCTCTATTGGTAACCTGAAACTGGATTATACACCAGACTTTTTCCCAAATCTTACCGCAACCATTAGTGCTGGTTACGACTATTCAGATGTAGGTAATGGAGAAGTTGTAGTGTCAGATCAGGCGGCATTCGCATTTGACGGAAGCGGATTCTCCGGTGAGCGTACTGACTACGATCAGAGAAAAGAGAATGAACTGCTGGATATCTACTTCAATTATGATACGTTCCTCCCTGCTCTCGACAGTGAACTGGACCTTACAGCAGGATACTCGTGGGAACACCACTACGAACGGGGATCTACATTTTCCACAAACTTCGATCGTTCAGCGGATGAAGTTCAGGTGAATACAGATACCGACTATGCTACTGAATACTACATTGTATCATTCTTTGGGCGGGCAAACTACTCACTCTTCGACCGATACCTGTTCACCGGTACACTCCGGTACGACGGAACTTCCCGGTTTTCTGAAGATAACCGATGGGGTCTTTTCCCTTCATTTGCCTTCGCCTGGAAATTGCATGAAGAGAACTTCCTCTCCGATTTTGATCGCCTGAGTGAACTGAAACTGCGTCTTGGTTACGGTGTAACCGGTCAGCAGCGAATTGGCCAGGGTAATTACCCATACCTTCCTCAATACACATTCAGTGAAAATACAGCGCGTTATCCATTCGGAAATGAGTTCATCACAACACTTCGGCCTGAAGGATACAATGCTGGCCTGAAATGGGAAGAAACCACAACCTACAACGTAGGTCTGGATTACAGTTTCAACGACGAACAGATTTTTGGTTCTGTTGAATACTTCTACCGTCAAACAGACGACCTTCTCAACGTGATCCCGGTACCTGCGGGAACTAACTTCACAAACCGTATCCTCTCTAACGTAGGAACCCTGGACGTGCAAGGTTTGGAATTCGACATTACAACACGTCTGATCTCAACAGAAGACACTTTCTGGCAGGTAACCTTTAATACTACCTACACGATTGATGAAATCACCAGACTAACAACTGTTGACGACCCGAACTATCTCGGTGTTGAAGTTGGAGGAATTGCAGGTGGTACGGGTAACACTGTCCAGGTTCACAGTGTCGGGCATCCAAGAAGTGCATTCTTTGTATATGAACAGGTATATGATAACGATGGAAACCCAATCGAAGGTCTTTATGTTGACAGGAATGGCGATGGCGTCATTGATGAAAACGATAAATATCGCTTCAAGAGCCCGAACGCAGACTGGACATTTGGCCTCTCTTCCCGTTATGAGTATCAAAACTGGGACGCATCGTTCTCTGCCCGTGCAAGTTTTGGAAACTACGTTTATAACAACGTAGCGTCTGATAACGCAATCGTAAGCCAGACTTTCAACAACACCGGGTTTTTAACGAATCCAACCAGTTATGTAAGAGATACGAACTTTACAAATGCCCAGTATCGAACCGACCACTTTGTTGAGGATGGATCGTTCTTGAGATTGGACAATGTCTCCGTAGGATACAGATTTGAAAATCTGCTCAATACTGCGACCTCCATGAGGGTATCAGCTACTGTTCAGAATGTATTTACTCTAACAGAGTATAGCGGGCAGGATCCCGAAGTGTTTGGCGGAATTGACTACAATCTCTATCCACGACCAAGAACATTTGTGTTGGGACTCAATCTCAACTTTTAA
- a CDS encoding DUF1080 domain-containing protein: MNSYVPFYPSVLILLAAVIVYACSDSRGFSHSTNPDMNQLSEQEIEEGWKLLFDGENADLWRGYNMDRFPQQGWQIENGLLQFQPSTVENQSQGLDIITRETYTDFEFKLEWMVEEGGNSGIFYHVLEQEREIYWSGPEMQILDNENHPDAAQGVDGNRKAGSLYDLIPANPQNTNPFGEWNSIKIVSDGPVVEHWQNGEKVLEYERWTEDWFNMLHESKFQCYPEFGAIRNGHIGLQDHGDIVKFRNIKIREL, encoded by the coding sequence ATGAACTCATACGTACCGTTTTATCCATCAGTTTTAATTCTATTAGCTGCGGTAATTGTATATGCCTGCAGTGACAGCAGAGGTTTTTCCCACTCAACAAACCCGGATATGAACCAGCTTTCAGAACAGGAAATTGAAGAGGGATGGAAACTCCTGTTTGATGGAGAAAACGCAGATTTATGGCGGGGATACAATATGGATCGTTTTCCTCAGCAAGGCTGGCAAATTGAAAATGGGCTTCTGCAATTCCAGCCATCAACGGTTGAGAATCAATCACAAGGTCTCGATATCATCACCCGGGAAACCTACACTGATTTTGAATTTAAACTCGAGTGGATGGTAGAGGAGGGAGGCAATAGCGGCATCTTTTATCACGTTTTAGAGCAGGAACGCGAAATTTACTGGTCAGGCCCCGAAATGCAAATCCTCGATAATGAAAATCATCCCGATGCTGCACAAGGAGTGGATGGAAACCGAAAAGCCGGTTCACTGTATGATTTGATTCCGGCAAATCCTCAAAATACGAATCCTTTCGGTGAGTGGAATTCTATAAAAATTGTGTCTGACGGACCTGTGGTTGAGCACTGGCAGAATGGGGAAAAAGTTTTAGAGTATGAGCGATGGACGGAAGACTGGTTCAATATGCTCCACGAAAGCAAATTTCAATGTTATCCGGAGTTTGGTGCGATCCGGAACGGTCATATCGGCCTTCAGGATCATGGAGATATTGTGAAATTCAGAAATATAAAAATCAGAGAATTGTAG
- a CDS encoding serine hydrolase, translated as MGRALKFFAAFFFTAVIIFGSILFLNWQPFTVFFENRDAMVEGSEWVEETYSLQGLSRYIEQNPEHVSFVSKVMVPADSTIRYGEDIRRPMGTTSNLFILIAGAAGIENGDFNPDTRIQWSSISSHQLPDVNQSEHEQSFRAADRRGWIQDGEITLDHAMKLLAEYNDLALSDYLWWNIGPERWDALSQTLQLEQTDLPLPFSGLYMTLSPGLRQMEADEIYRIESEKETADFRSLVIDFSERFLHEDDFRDSVRTYTREKRLGNTFMEERDGLGLFPKTTAREMTDILEQIASENLISPGVSNQVMEWLRWPMEQQSGITRDFSDYGAIYDHRMGLLTGIDIGTSAYTGDTTVQAVFFDRIQIAFWFHMSSNHMHQDFQQRMIFDPAMIIQMQQVADRAGNGSATVLSDE; from the coding sequence ATGGGAAGAGCATTAAAATTTTTCGCCGCATTCTTTTTTACCGCAGTCATTATCTTCGGATCTATCTTATTTCTGAACTGGCAGCCATTCACCGTATTTTTTGAAAATCGTGATGCGATGGTCGAAGGCAGTGAATGGGTGGAAGAGACCTACTCCTTACAAGGTTTATCACGATACATTGAGCAGAATCCCGAACACGTTTCTTTTGTGAGCAAGGTTATGGTACCGGCCGACTCCACCATCCGTTACGGTGAAGACATCCGGCGTCCGATGGGAACCACATCAAACCTGTTTATACTGATCGCCGGAGCCGCAGGTATTGAAAATGGAGATTTTAATCCCGATACACGAATTCAATGGAGTTCCATCAGCAGTCACCAGCTGCCTGATGTGAATCAATCAGAACATGAGCAGAGTTTCAGGGCAGCCGACAGGCGTGGCTGGATACAGGATGGTGAAATCACCCTGGATCATGCAATGAAACTGCTGGCTGAATATAATGATCTCGCGCTGTCCGACTATCTCTGGTGGAATATCGGCCCTGAGAGGTGGGATGCATTATCCCAAACGCTGCAGCTGGAACAAACGGATCTGCCCCTGCCCTTTTCCGGTCTCTACATGACTCTCTCGCCCGGACTCCGGCAGATGGAAGCAGACGAAATTTATCGTATTGAATCTGAAAAAGAGACTGCTGATTTTCGTTCTCTCGTTATAGACTTTTCGGAACGCTTTCTGCATGAGGATGATTTCAGGGATTCCGTTCGTACATACACCCGCGAAAAGCGTCTTGGAAATACCTTTATGGAGGAACGAGACGGGCTGGGACTATTTCCCAAAACCACTGCCCGGGAAATGACCGATATTCTGGAGCAAATCGCCTCAGAAAATTTGATCAGCCCGGGTGTCAGCAATCAGGTGATGGAATGGCTGCGATGGCCGATGGAGCAGCAGTCAGGTATCACCAGGGACTTCAGCGATTACGGTGCGATTTATGATCACCGGATGGGACTCCTTACAGGAATTGATATCGGTACTTCTGCATATACGGGAGACACTACCGTACAGGCCGTATTTTTTGATAGAATTCAAATTGCTTTCTGGTTTCATATGTCAAGCAATCACATGCACCAGGATTTTCAGCAGCGCATGATTTTTGATCCGGCGATGATCATACAGATGCAACAGGTTGCCGACAGAGCCGGCAACGGATCCGCCACCGTTTTAAGTGACGAATAG